In Melanotaenia boesemani isolate fMelBoe1 chromosome 7, fMelBoe1.pri, whole genome shotgun sequence, a single window of DNA contains:
- the hmgxb3 gene encoding HMG domain-containing protein 3 isoform X3, producing MDKVELLEVVKVTEEVESAYNKMEATTPKKRKNKAPEEHVERPKKPRSAYLLYYFDVHQVMQLGTPNMPQSEVNKRISESWKRLSVAEKSYYLERAKLEKEGVDTSSLSPCKHLPGFRKILPRANCFLLPKGSSTNHQPGSSQSLGSADFTVNGFTVKGNETKVASSSYNGAVVQQTQGEPTQMMTIVPTQNLLEPKSLAGVGSLRPVMMISLGAKSEQSGKPSYKMSVKTYTRRGRGRCLNPGCSFMYVTRHKPPTCPECGSHLGGKWIPAAKRTQEKEAAPKELPQTAETEHDVSSQTAQPPAQENADVSKTSSSGSNKEKQMQRSSKKKPAASAGMPPEGSTKPQSQARQVKDNPKSAITHSQNWSSAVVQKRPVRPILPAFYNTGGALIQILTVPPDKGKFRGLNNTKPSTVPRESFSGLKPSTLKQLGQTVPTTTTTQDSAIPAGRSQPVSSLTDRRVNVVSVVPFKQHPVSSFDLGLSTARGRGRCKNPSCDYIYKNRHKPAVCPKCGCKLTQKSAKTTKSETLLDPYQALSPAQRDIQRQSTVQLLRSSLQIPESETELQETLSLIQELNNLKIVLVQAGDQEEENCTETETLVESGWPQFYESAATHCGLCSYPLFKGGQSTVAGQEDCWLLTETLMQTASLQLKVCLNTQCLALHSFTDLHPGLFNIGNRLLVSIDLFLKIRANIKLGQSPCQAAMSVLDHIPSHPVQSLSSEESSQIQELLLSGYWAFECLTVRDYNDMICGICGIAPKIEIAQRCTNNVLELKNVEFTWPECSVSDEVHVDDFWLTMESEAVEQAAFPTDIPITRVDASIIAPFTPPLMRSPTVINTEKDKVLLRTQQLSGDPSVLVRLVHDGQLRLDKIEDHNEEELRTILNRCGADIFPGSTKNDLLASLMDLYTLVHSGVSTAPQPPAHLTAGKLSKVCPHKVVCSSKYIVKGETARDHVDLLLSSRYWPPVYVSDCARLVALCTDLQYPELATQMWGRNQGCFSDPFEKPEFVSCTELQDQPYSADLSLVAENQEVHPITKSSSCWLVHPPGASQEPSAPEHYSMDLCKDLEPYVGLVAELMTEKKEDDEEEQTDSTRKDCGEESKDNLPVSQINKLMVFNNTAYYYLYNRLVDFLTSRDIVGHQISQIVKACQPGEVVIRDALYRLGVAQINTEKDEDEEKTIQDQTEGDATGIHEIVMVE from the exons ATGGACAAAGTAGAGCTGTTAGAGGTCGTGAAAGTGACTGAGGAGGTGGAGAGTGCCTACAACAAAATGGAGGCAACTACCCccaaaaagagaaagaacaaaGCTCCAGAAGAACATGTTGAGAGACCTAAGAAACCCAG GTCTGCCTACCTGCTGTACTACTTTGATGTTCACCAGGTCATGCAACTTGGAACACCAAATATGCCACAGTCAGAGGTCAACAAACGTATCAGTGAGAGCTGGAAAAGACTAAGTGTAGCAGAGAAAAGCTACTATCTGGAGCGGGCCAAGTTGGAGAAGGAGGGCGTAGATACA tcaTCTCTCAGCCCCTGCAAACATCTGCCAGGCTTCCGCAAAATCCTTCCCAGAGCCAATTGCTTTCTGTTGCCCAAAGGCAGCTCCACAAATCATCAGCCAGGAAGCTCTCAGTCATTG GGCTCTGCTGACTTTACAGTTAATGGCTTCACAGTGAAAGGAAATGAGACTAAAGTTGCCAGTAGTAGTTATAATGGGGCAGTAGTGCAGCAGACTCAAGGGGAGCCTACACAGATGATGACCATTGTACCCACCCAG AACCTGCTGGAGCCCAAGTCGCTGGCAGGTGTTGGCTCTTTACGCCCAGTAATGATGATTTCTTTAGGAGCCAAATCAGAGCAAAGTGGCAAACCTTCATATAAAATG TCTGTGAAGACATACACCAGGAGAGGTCGAGGAAGGTGTCTAAATCCAGGTTGTTCATTTATGTATGTCACACGCCACAAGCCACCCACATGTCCTGAATGTGGGAGCCACTTAGGTGGAAAATGGATACCTGCT GCAAAGAGGACACAAGAGAAGGAGGCTGCTCCCAAGGAGTTGCCACAGACTGCAGAAACCGAGCATGATGTAAGCAGTCAAACCGCACAACCACCTGCGCAGGAGAATGCTGATGTCTCTAAAACAAGCTCCAGTGGGAGCaacaaggaaaaacaaatgcagcggTCCTCCAAAAAGAAGCCTGCAGCTTCAGCTGGAAtgccaccagagggcagcaccAAGCCACAGTCTCAAGCAAG ACAAGTAAAAGACAATCCTAAAAGTGCCATAACACACAGTCAGAACTGGAGCTCTGCAGTTGTGCAGAAACGGCCTGTGAGACCCATCCTTCCTGCCTTCTACAACACAG GCGGTGCTTTGATTCAGATCTTAACTGTCCCACCTGACAAAGGAAAATTTCGAGGTTTAAACAATACTAAGCCATCCACTG TGCCTCGAGAGAGTTTCTCAGGTCTCAAACCCAGCACTTTAAAGCAGCTCGGACAAACCGTCCCAACAACCACAACCACCCAG GATTCTGCTATCCCTGCAGGCAGAAGCCAGCCTGTGTCTTCCTTGACTGATAGGAGAGTGAATGTCGTGTCAGTCGTGCCTTTCAAACAACACCCAGTTTCCAGCTTT GACTTGGGACTATCCACTGCTCGAGGCAGGGGGAGGTGTAAGAACCCATCTTGTGACTACATATATAAGAACAGGCACAAGCCTGCGGTATGCCCAAAATGTGGCTGCAAGCTGACCCAGAAAAGTGCAAAAACTACTAAG TCTGAGACTTTACTGGATCCATATCAGGCCCTGAGTCCTGCTCAAAGGGACATCCAGCGCCAGAGTACAGTGCAGCTACTTCGCAGTTCCCTGCAGATTCCCGAGAGCGAGACTGAGCTTCAGGAGACACTTTCCCTCATCCAGGAGCTTAACAATCTTAAAATAGTCCTTGTTCAAGCGGGTGATCAGGAGGAGGAAAACTGCACTGAGACTGAGACCCTGGTTGAGTCTGGATGGCCTCAGTTCTATGAATCAGCAGCTACTCACTGTGGCCTGTGTAGCTACCCTCTGTTCAAAGGAGGGCAGAG TACTGTTGCAGGGCAGGAGGACTGCTGGCTGCTGACTGAAACGTTGATGCAGACAGCCTCTCTTCAGCTCAAAGTCTGCCTCAATACTCAGTGCTTGGCCCTGCACAGCTTCACCGACCTGCATCCAG GTTTGTTTAATATTGGGAACAGACTGTTAGTCAGCATTGACCTGTTCCTGAAGATCAGGGCCAATATCAAACTAGGCCAGTCCCCCTGTCAGGCAGCCATGAGTGTACTTGACCACATCCCAAGTCATCCAG TCCAATCTCTTAGTTCAGAAGAATCATCTCAAATTCAAGAGCTTCTCCTGAGTGGCTACTGGGCCTTCGAGTGTCTGACTGTACGAGATTACAATGATATGATCTGCGGCATTTGTGGTATTGCTCCAAAGATTGAGATTGCTCAGAGATGCACAAACAATGTCTTGGAGCTCAAGAATGTGGAG TTTACATGGCCCGAGTGTTCAGTGTCAGATGAAGTACATGTTGATGACTTCTGGCTGACCATGGAGAGTGAGGCTGTTGAGCAAGCAGCTTTTCCCACCGACATCCCAATCACACGGGTGGATGCTTCCATCATCGCTCCCTTCACACCCCCTCTGATGAGGAGTCCCACTGTTATTAACACAGAGAAGGACAAAGTTTTGTTACGAACACAGCAGCTTTCAG GAGATCCATCAGTTTTGGTGCGTCTCGTTCATGATGGTCAGCTGAGGCTCGACAAGATTGAAGATCATAATGAGGAGGAGTTGAGAACAATCCTGAACCGCTGTGGGGCAGATATCTTTCCAGGCTCTaccaag AATGACCTGCTGGCTTCTCTGATGGACTTGTACACCCTTGTTCATAGTGGTGTCTCCACCGCCCCACAACCCCCCGCACACCTCACTGCTGGCAAGCTGTCCAAAGTCTGCCCCCACAAG GTGGTGTGTTCTTCTAAGTACATAGTGAAAGGAGAGACGGCTCGAGACCACGTTGACCTGCTGCTGTCCTCTCGCTACTGGCCTCCAGTTTATGTTTCCGACTGTGCTCGTCTGGTGGCGCTTTGCACTGACTTACAGTATCCAGAGCTGGCAACCCAGATGTGGGGTCGGAACCAAGGCTGTTTTTCGGACCCTTTTGAAAAGCCCGAG ttTGTGTCATGTACAGAGTTGCAGGACCAGCCGTACAGCGCTGATCTGTCCTTAGTAGCAGAGAACCAGGAGGTCCATCCTATCACCAAATCTTCTTCCTGTTGGCTGGTTCATCCTCCGGGAGCATCTCAGGAGCCTTCTGCTCCAGAGCACTACTCCATGGACCTCTGCAAAGACCTGGAACCTTATGTTGGTTTGGTAGCAGAGCTGATGACTGAGAAAAaggaggatgatgaggaagaaCAGACAGATTCAACCAGGAAGGACTGTGGAGAAGAATCTAAGGACAATTTGCCAGTTAGCCAAATAAACAAACTCATGGTTTTCAATAACACAGCTTATTACTACCTGTACAACCGGTTGGTAGACTTCCTCACTAGCAGAGACATTGTAGGGCATCAGATCAGCCAAATTGTGAAGGCCTGCCAGCCTGGAGAGGTAGTCATCAGAGATGCTTTGTACCGATTAGGAGTGGCCCAGATCAACACTgagaaagatgaagatgaagaaaaaactaTACAAGACCAGACAGAAGGGGATGCAACAGGAATTCATGAGATAGTGATGGttgaataa
- the hmgxb3 gene encoding HMG domain-containing protein 3 isoform X1, with protein MDKVELLEVVKVTEEVESAYNKMEATTPKKRKNKAPEEHVERPKKPRSAYLLYYFDVHQVMQLGTPNMPQSEVNKRISESWKRLSVAEKSYYLERAKLEKEGVDTSSLSPCKHLPGFRKILPRANCFLLPKGSSTNHQPGSSQSLVSIGSLDISVERGLPSVSLTQESQFMPLGLAGEVEFSEHHIIADDIAEETEAMYPSMAIQANTASSLPKTTASTDAIFSQGSADFTVNGFTVKGNETKVASSSYNGAVVQQTQGEPTQMMTIVPTQNLLEPKSLAGVGSLRPVMMISLGAKSEQSGKPSYKMSVKTYTRRGRGRCLNPGCSFMYVTRHKPPTCPECGSHLGGKWIPAAKRTQEKEAAPKELPQTAETEHDVSSQTAQPPAQENADVSKTSSSGSNKEKQMQRSSKKKPAASAGMPPEGSTKPQSQARQVKDNPKSAITHSQNWSSAVVQKRPVRPILPAFYNTGGALIQILTVPPDKGKFRGLNNTKPSTVPRESFSGLKPSTLKQLGQTVPTTTTTQDSAIPAGRSQPVSSLTDRRVNVVSVVPFKQHPVSSFDLGLSTARGRGRCKNPSCDYIYKNRHKPAVCPKCGCKLTQKSAKTTKSETLLDPYQALSPAQRDIQRQSTVQLLRSSLQIPESETELQETLSLIQELNNLKIVLVQAGDQEEENCTETETLVESGWPQFYESAATHCGLCSYPLFKGGQSTVAGQEDCWLLTETLMQTASLQLKVCLNTQCLALHSFTDLHPGLFNIGNRLLVSIDLFLKIRANIKLGQSPCQAAMSVLDHIPSHPVQSLSSEESSQIQELLLSGYWAFECLTVRDYNDMICGICGIAPKIEIAQRCTNNVLELKNVEFTWPECSVSDEVHVDDFWLTMESEAVEQAAFPTDIPITRVDASIIAPFTPPLMRSPTVINTEKDKVLLRTQQLSGDPSVLVRLVHDGQLRLDKIEDHNEEELRTILNRCGADIFPGSTKNDLLASLMDLYTLVHSGVSTAPQPPAHLTAGKLSKVCPHKVVCSSKYIVKGETARDHVDLLLSSRYWPPVYVSDCARLVALCTDLQYPELATQMWGRNQGCFSDPFEKPEFVSCTELQDQPYSADLSLVAENQEVHPITKSSSCWLVHPPGASQEPSAPEHYSMDLCKDLEPYVGLVAELMTEKKEDDEEEQTDSTRKDCGEESKDNLPVSQINKLMVFNNTAYYYLYNRLVDFLTSRDIVGHQISQIVKACQPGEVVIRDALYRLGVAQINTEKDEDEEKTIQDQTEGDATGIHEIVMVE; from the exons ATGGACAAAGTAGAGCTGTTAGAGGTCGTGAAAGTGACTGAGGAGGTGGAGAGTGCCTACAACAAAATGGAGGCAACTACCCccaaaaagagaaagaacaaaGCTCCAGAAGAACATGTTGAGAGACCTAAGAAACCCAG GTCTGCCTACCTGCTGTACTACTTTGATGTTCACCAGGTCATGCAACTTGGAACACCAAATATGCCACAGTCAGAGGTCAACAAACGTATCAGTGAGAGCTGGAAAAGACTAAGTGTAGCAGAGAAAAGCTACTATCTGGAGCGGGCCAAGTTGGAGAAGGAGGGCGTAGATACA tcaTCTCTCAGCCCCTGCAAACATCTGCCAGGCTTCCGCAAAATCCTTCCCAGAGCCAATTGCTTTCTGTTGCCCAAAGGCAGCTCCACAAATCATCAGCCAGGAAGCTCTCAGTCATTGGTGAGCATTGGGTCTCTGGACATTTCAGTTGAAAGAGGTTTACCCTCAGTCTCTCTCACCCAAGAGTCCCAGTTCATGCCTCTTGGGCTTGCTGGGGAGGTGGAATTCTCAGAGCACCACATCATTGCTGACGATATAGCAGAGGAAACAGAAGCAATGTATCCATCCATGGCCATCCAAGCTAATACTGCTTCATCTTTACCAAAAACTACAGCCTCCACTGATGCCATTTTCTCACAGGGCTCTGCTGACTTTACAGTTAATGGCTTCACAGTGAAAGGAAATGAGACTAAAGTTGCCAGTAGTAGTTATAATGGGGCAGTAGTGCAGCAGACTCAAGGGGAGCCTACACAGATGATGACCATTGTACCCACCCAG AACCTGCTGGAGCCCAAGTCGCTGGCAGGTGTTGGCTCTTTACGCCCAGTAATGATGATTTCTTTAGGAGCCAAATCAGAGCAAAGTGGCAAACCTTCATATAAAATG TCTGTGAAGACATACACCAGGAGAGGTCGAGGAAGGTGTCTAAATCCAGGTTGTTCATTTATGTATGTCACACGCCACAAGCCACCCACATGTCCTGAATGTGGGAGCCACTTAGGTGGAAAATGGATACCTGCT GCAAAGAGGACACAAGAGAAGGAGGCTGCTCCCAAGGAGTTGCCACAGACTGCAGAAACCGAGCATGATGTAAGCAGTCAAACCGCACAACCACCTGCGCAGGAGAATGCTGATGTCTCTAAAACAAGCTCCAGTGGGAGCaacaaggaaaaacaaatgcagcggTCCTCCAAAAAGAAGCCTGCAGCTTCAGCTGGAAtgccaccagagggcagcaccAAGCCACAGTCTCAAGCAAG ACAAGTAAAAGACAATCCTAAAAGTGCCATAACACACAGTCAGAACTGGAGCTCTGCAGTTGTGCAGAAACGGCCTGTGAGACCCATCCTTCCTGCCTTCTACAACACAG GCGGTGCTTTGATTCAGATCTTAACTGTCCCACCTGACAAAGGAAAATTTCGAGGTTTAAACAATACTAAGCCATCCACTG TGCCTCGAGAGAGTTTCTCAGGTCTCAAACCCAGCACTTTAAAGCAGCTCGGACAAACCGTCCCAACAACCACAACCACCCAG GATTCTGCTATCCCTGCAGGCAGAAGCCAGCCTGTGTCTTCCTTGACTGATAGGAGAGTGAATGTCGTGTCAGTCGTGCCTTTCAAACAACACCCAGTTTCCAGCTTT GACTTGGGACTATCCACTGCTCGAGGCAGGGGGAGGTGTAAGAACCCATCTTGTGACTACATATATAAGAACAGGCACAAGCCTGCGGTATGCCCAAAATGTGGCTGCAAGCTGACCCAGAAAAGTGCAAAAACTACTAAG TCTGAGACTTTACTGGATCCATATCAGGCCCTGAGTCCTGCTCAAAGGGACATCCAGCGCCAGAGTACAGTGCAGCTACTTCGCAGTTCCCTGCAGATTCCCGAGAGCGAGACTGAGCTTCAGGAGACACTTTCCCTCATCCAGGAGCTTAACAATCTTAAAATAGTCCTTGTTCAAGCGGGTGATCAGGAGGAGGAAAACTGCACTGAGACTGAGACCCTGGTTGAGTCTGGATGGCCTCAGTTCTATGAATCAGCAGCTACTCACTGTGGCCTGTGTAGCTACCCTCTGTTCAAAGGAGGGCAGAG TACTGTTGCAGGGCAGGAGGACTGCTGGCTGCTGACTGAAACGTTGATGCAGACAGCCTCTCTTCAGCTCAAAGTCTGCCTCAATACTCAGTGCTTGGCCCTGCACAGCTTCACCGACCTGCATCCAG GTTTGTTTAATATTGGGAACAGACTGTTAGTCAGCATTGACCTGTTCCTGAAGATCAGGGCCAATATCAAACTAGGCCAGTCCCCCTGTCAGGCAGCCATGAGTGTACTTGACCACATCCCAAGTCATCCAG TCCAATCTCTTAGTTCAGAAGAATCATCTCAAATTCAAGAGCTTCTCCTGAGTGGCTACTGGGCCTTCGAGTGTCTGACTGTACGAGATTACAATGATATGATCTGCGGCATTTGTGGTATTGCTCCAAAGATTGAGATTGCTCAGAGATGCACAAACAATGTCTTGGAGCTCAAGAATGTGGAG TTTACATGGCCCGAGTGTTCAGTGTCAGATGAAGTACATGTTGATGACTTCTGGCTGACCATGGAGAGTGAGGCTGTTGAGCAAGCAGCTTTTCCCACCGACATCCCAATCACACGGGTGGATGCTTCCATCATCGCTCCCTTCACACCCCCTCTGATGAGGAGTCCCACTGTTATTAACACAGAGAAGGACAAAGTTTTGTTACGAACACAGCAGCTTTCAG GAGATCCATCAGTTTTGGTGCGTCTCGTTCATGATGGTCAGCTGAGGCTCGACAAGATTGAAGATCATAATGAGGAGGAGTTGAGAACAATCCTGAACCGCTGTGGGGCAGATATCTTTCCAGGCTCTaccaag AATGACCTGCTGGCTTCTCTGATGGACTTGTACACCCTTGTTCATAGTGGTGTCTCCACCGCCCCACAACCCCCCGCACACCTCACTGCTGGCAAGCTGTCCAAAGTCTGCCCCCACAAG GTGGTGTGTTCTTCTAAGTACATAGTGAAAGGAGAGACGGCTCGAGACCACGTTGACCTGCTGCTGTCCTCTCGCTACTGGCCTCCAGTTTATGTTTCCGACTGTGCTCGTCTGGTGGCGCTTTGCACTGACTTACAGTATCCAGAGCTGGCAACCCAGATGTGGGGTCGGAACCAAGGCTGTTTTTCGGACCCTTTTGAAAAGCCCGAG ttTGTGTCATGTACAGAGTTGCAGGACCAGCCGTACAGCGCTGATCTGTCCTTAGTAGCAGAGAACCAGGAGGTCCATCCTATCACCAAATCTTCTTCCTGTTGGCTGGTTCATCCTCCGGGAGCATCTCAGGAGCCTTCTGCTCCAGAGCACTACTCCATGGACCTCTGCAAAGACCTGGAACCTTATGTTGGTTTGGTAGCAGAGCTGATGACTGAGAAAAaggaggatgatgaggaagaaCAGACAGATTCAACCAGGAAGGACTGTGGAGAAGAATCTAAGGACAATTTGCCAGTTAGCCAAATAAACAAACTCATGGTTTTCAATAACACAGCTTATTACTACCTGTACAACCGGTTGGTAGACTTCCTCACTAGCAGAGACATTGTAGGGCATCAGATCAGCCAAATTGTGAAGGCCTGCCAGCCTGGAGAGGTAGTCATCAGAGATGCTTTGTACCGATTAGGAGTGGCCCAGATCAACACTgagaaagatgaagatgaagaaaaaactaTACAAGACCAGACAGAAGGGGATGCAACAGGAATTCATGAGATAGTGATGGttgaataa
- the hmgxb3 gene encoding HMG domain-containing protein 3 isoform X2, which yields MQLGTPNMPQSEVNKRISESWKRLSVAEKSYYLERAKLEKEGVDTSSLSPCKHLPGFRKILPRANCFLLPKGSSTNHQPGSSQSLVSIGSLDISVERGLPSVSLTQESQFMPLGLAGEVEFSEHHIIADDIAEETEAMYPSMAIQANTASSLPKTTASTDAIFSQGSADFTVNGFTVKGNETKVASSSYNGAVVQQTQGEPTQMMTIVPTQNLLEPKSLAGVGSLRPVMMISLGAKSEQSGKPSYKMSVKTYTRRGRGRCLNPGCSFMYVTRHKPPTCPECGSHLGGKWIPAAKRTQEKEAAPKELPQTAETEHDVSSQTAQPPAQENADVSKTSSSGSNKEKQMQRSSKKKPAASAGMPPEGSTKPQSQARQVKDNPKSAITHSQNWSSAVVQKRPVRPILPAFYNTGGALIQILTVPPDKGKFRGLNNTKPSTVPRESFSGLKPSTLKQLGQTVPTTTTTQDSAIPAGRSQPVSSLTDRRVNVVSVVPFKQHPVSSFDLGLSTARGRGRCKNPSCDYIYKNRHKPAVCPKCGCKLTQKSAKTTKSETLLDPYQALSPAQRDIQRQSTVQLLRSSLQIPESETELQETLSLIQELNNLKIVLVQAGDQEEENCTETETLVESGWPQFYESAATHCGLCSYPLFKGGQSTVAGQEDCWLLTETLMQTASLQLKVCLNTQCLALHSFTDLHPGLFNIGNRLLVSIDLFLKIRANIKLGQSPCQAAMSVLDHIPSHPVQSLSSEESSQIQELLLSGYWAFECLTVRDYNDMICGICGIAPKIEIAQRCTNNVLELKNVEFTWPECSVSDEVHVDDFWLTMESEAVEQAAFPTDIPITRVDASIIAPFTPPLMRSPTVINTEKDKVLLRTQQLSGDPSVLVRLVHDGQLRLDKIEDHNEEELRTILNRCGADIFPGSTKNDLLASLMDLYTLVHSGVSTAPQPPAHLTAGKLSKVCPHKVVCSSKYIVKGETARDHVDLLLSSRYWPPVYVSDCARLVALCTDLQYPELATQMWGRNQGCFSDPFEKPEFVSCTELQDQPYSADLSLVAENQEVHPITKSSSCWLVHPPGASQEPSAPEHYSMDLCKDLEPYVGLVAELMTEKKEDDEEEQTDSTRKDCGEESKDNLPVSQINKLMVFNNTAYYYLYNRLVDFLTSRDIVGHQISQIVKACQPGEVVIRDALYRLGVAQINTEKDEDEEKTIQDQTEGDATGIHEIVMVE from the exons ATGCAACTTGGAACACCAAATATGCCACAGTCAGAGGTCAACAAACGTATCAGTGAGAGCTGGAAAAGACTAAGTGTAGCAGAGAAAAGCTACTATCTGGAGCGGGCCAAGTTGGAGAAGGAGGGCGTAGATACA tcaTCTCTCAGCCCCTGCAAACATCTGCCAGGCTTCCGCAAAATCCTTCCCAGAGCCAATTGCTTTCTGTTGCCCAAAGGCAGCTCCACAAATCATCAGCCAGGAAGCTCTCAGTCATTGGTGAGCATTGGGTCTCTGGACATTTCAGTTGAAAGAGGTTTACCCTCAGTCTCTCTCACCCAAGAGTCCCAGTTCATGCCTCTTGGGCTTGCTGGGGAGGTGGAATTCTCAGAGCACCACATCATTGCTGACGATATAGCAGAGGAAACAGAAGCAATGTATCCATCCATGGCCATCCAAGCTAATACTGCTTCATCTTTACCAAAAACTACAGCCTCCACTGATGCCATTTTCTCACAGGGCTCTGCTGACTTTACAGTTAATGGCTTCACAGTGAAAGGAAATGAGACTAAAGTTGCCAGTAGTAGTTATAATGGGGCAGTAGTGCAGCAGACTCAAGGGGAGCCTACACAGATGATGACCATTGTACCCACCCAG AACCTGCTGGAGCCCAAGTCGCTGGCAGGTGTTGGCTCTTTACGCCCAGTAATGATGATTTCTTTAGGAGCCAAATCAGAGCAAAGTGGCAAACCTTCATATAAAATG TCTGTGAAGACATACACCAGGAGAGGTCGAGGAAGGTGTCTAAATCCAGGTTGTTCATTTATGTATGTCACACGCCACAAGCCACCCACATGTCCTGAATGTGGGAGCCACTTAGGTGGAAAATGGATACCTGCT GCAAAGAGGACACAAGAGAAGGAGGCTGCTCCCAAGGAGTTGCCACAGACTGCAGAAACCGAGCATGATGTAAGCAGTCAAACCGCACAACCACCTGCGCAGGAGAATGCTGATGTCTCTAAAACAAGCTCCAGTGGGAGCaacaaggaaaaacaaatgcagcggTCCTCCAAAAAGAAGCCTGCAGCTTCAGCTGGAAtgccaccagagggcagcaccAAGCCACAGTCTCAAGCAAG ACAAGTAAAAGACAATCCTAAAAGTGCCATAACACACAGTCAGAACTGGAGCTCTGCAGTTGTGCAGAAACGGCCTGTGAGACCCATCCTTCCTGCCTTCTACAACACAG GCGGTGCTTTGATTCAGATCTTAACTGTCCCACCTGACAAAGGAAAATTTCGAGGTTTAAACAATACTAAGCCATCCACTG TGCCTCGAGAGAGTTTCTCAGGTCTCAAACCCAGCACTTTAAAGCAGCTCGGACAAACCGTCCCAACAACCACAACCACCCAG GATTCTGCTATCCCTGCAGGCAGAAGCCAGCCTGTGTCTTCCTTGACTGATAGGAGAGTGAATGTCGTGTCAGTCGTGCCTTTCAAACAACACCCAGTTTCCAGCTTT GACTTGGGACTATCCACTGCTCGAGGCAGGGGGAGGTGTAAGAACCCATCTTGTGACTACATATATAAGAACAGGCACAAGCCTGCGGTATGCCCAAAATGTGGCTGCAAGCTGACCCAGAAAAGTGCAAAAACTACTAAG TCTGAGACTTTACTGGATCCATATCAGGCCCTGAGTCCTGCTCAAAGGGACATCCAGCGCCAGAGTACAGTGCAGCTACTTCGCAGTTCCCTGCAGATTCCCGAGAGCGAGACTGAGCTTCAGGAGACACTTTCCCTCATCCAGGAGCTTAACAATCTTAAAATAGTCCTTGTTCAAGCGGGTGATCAGGAGGAGGAAAACTGCACTGAGACTGAGACCCTGGTTGAGTCTGGATGGCCTCAGTTCTATGAATCAGCAGCTACTCACTGTGGCCTGTGTAGCTACCCTCTGTTCAAAGGAGGGCAGAG TACTGTTGCAGGGCAGGAGGACTGCTGGCTGCTGACTGAAACGTTGATGCAGACAGCCTCTCTTCAGCTCAAAGTCTGCCTCAATACTCAGTGCTTGGCCCTGCACAGCTTCACCGACCTGCATCCAG GTTTGTTTAATATTGGGAACAGACTGTTAGTCAGCATTGACCTGTTCCTGAAGATCAGGGCCAATATCAAACTAGGCCAGTCCCCCTGTCAGGCAGCCATGAGTGTACTTGACCACATCCCAAGTCATCCAG TCCAATCTCTTAGTTCAGAAGAATCATCTCAAATTCAAGAGCTTCTCCTGAGTGGCTACTGGGCCTTCGAGTGTCTGACTGTACGAGATTACAATGATATGATCTGCGGCATTTGTGGTATTGCTCCAAAGATTGAGATTGCTCAGAGATGCACAAACAATGTCTTGGAGCTCAAGAATGTGGAG TTTACATGGCCCGAGTGTTCAGTGTCAGATGAAGTACATGTTGATGACTTCTGGCTGACCATGGAGAGTGAGGCTGTTGAGCAAGCAGCTTTTCCCACCGACATCCCAATCACACGGGTGGATGCTTCCATCATCGCTCCCTTCACACCCCCTCTGATGAGGAGTCCCACTGTTATTAACACAGAGAAGGACAAAGTTTTGTTACGAACACAGCAGCTTTCAG GAGATCCATCAGTTTTGGTGCGTCTCGTTCATGATGGTCAGCTGAGGCTCGACAAGATTGAAGATCATAATGAGGAGGAGTTGAGAACAATCCTGAACCGCTGTGGGGCAGATATCTTTCCAGGCTCTaccaag AATGACCTGCTGGCTTCTCTGATGGACTTGTACACCCTTGTTCATAGTGGTGTCTCCACCGCCCCACAACCCCCCGCACACCTCACTGCTGGCAAGCTGTCCAAAGTCTGCCCCCACAAG GTGGTGTGTTCTTCTAAGTACATAGTGAAAGGAGAGACGGCTCGAGACCACGTTGACCTGCTGCTGTCCTCTCGCTACTGGCCTCCAGTTTATGTTTCCGACTGTGCTCGTCTGGTGGCGCTTTGCACTGACTTACAGTATCCAGAGCTGGCAACCCAGATGTGGGGTCGGAACCAAGGCTGTTTTTCGGACCCTTTTGAAAAGCCCGAG ttTGTGTCATGTACAGAGTTGCAGGACCAGCCGTACAGCGCTGATCTGTCCTTAGTAGCAGAGAACCAGGAGGTCCATCCTATCACCAAATCTTCTTCCTGTTGGCTGGTTCATCCTCCGGGAGCATCTCAGGAGCCTTCTGCTCCAGAGCACTACTCCATGGACCTCTGCAAAGACCTGGAACCTTATGTTGGTTTGGTAGCAGAGCTGATGACTGAGAAAAaggaggatgatgaggaagaaCAGACAGATTCAACCAGGAAGGACTGTGGAGAAGAATCTAAGGACAATTTGCCAGTTAGCCAAATAAACAAACTCATGGTTTTCAATAACACAGCTTATTACTACCTGTACAACCGGTTGGTAGACTTCCTCACTAGCAGAGACATTGTAGGGCATCAGATCAGCCAAATTGTGAAGGCCTGCCAGCCTGGAGAGGTAGTCATCAGAGATGCTTTGTACCGATTAGGAGTGGCCCAGATCAACACTgagaaagatgaagatgaagaaaaaactaTACAAGACCAGACAGAAGGGGATGCAACAGGAATTCATGAGATAGTGATGGttgaataa